The Pirellulimonas nuda genome includes a region encoding these proteins:
- a CDS encoding class I SAM-dependent methyltransferase, which produces MPPQWRLPPGVTRGAWDYFQSPQVAEKYDDYFAEEPLFAFDQQVLAEQFAPPGVVADLGCGTGRALVPLVRAGHRGIAVDLSPHMLRVVREKADREQLAIECVEANLVDLNPIADAACDYAMCLYNTLGMVRGRANRRQALGEFARILRPGGRLVLHAHNWWFNLYDPGGPWWLLKNTLQSAVSRDLELGDKYYSYRGVQNFFLHVFRSREIAADLRSAGLTITRRIPLDSRTRGSLSHPWLVSGLRAYGWVLVCRRP; this is translated from the coding sequence ATGCCCCCACAGTGGCGACTCCCCCCTGGCGTGACGCGCGGCGCGTGGGACTACTTCCAGTCGCCGCAGGTCGCCGAGAAGTACGACGACTACTTCGCCGAGGAGCCCCTCTTCGCCTTCGATCAGCAGGTGCTCGCCGAGCAGTTCGCCCCGCCTGGCGTGGTCGCAGACCTGGGCTGCGGCACCGGGCGGGCGCTCGTGCCTCTGGTCCGTGCGGGCCACCGCGGGATCGCGGTCGACCTCTCGCCCCACATGCTGCGGGTGGTGCGAGAGAAGGCCGACCGCGAGCAGCTCGCGATTGAGTGTGTCGAAGCAAACCTTGTCGATCTCAACCCCATCGCCGACGCCGCCTGCGACTACGCGATGTGCCTCTACAACACGCTGGGCATGGTCCGCGGTCGGGCGAACCGACGCCAGGCGCTGGGCGAGTTCGCCCGCATCCTGCGGCCCGGCGGCCGGCTGGTGCTGCACGCCCACAACTGGTGGTTCAACCTCTACGACCCCGGCGGGCCCTGGTGGCTGTTGAAGAACACCCTGCAATCAGCGGTCTCACGCGACCTCGAACTCGGCGACAAGTACTACAGCTACCGCGGCGTGCAAAACTTCTTCCTCCACGTCTTCCGCTCAAGAGAAATAGCCGCCGACCTACGGTCGGCCGGCCTCACGATCACCAGACGCATCCCTCTAGACTCCCGCACCCGTGGCTCGCTCTCCCACCCATGGCTCGTGAGCGGCCTACGCGCCTACGGCTGGGTGCTAGTCTGCCGCCGGCCCTGA
- the panB gene encoding 3-methyl-2-oxobutanoate hydroxymethyltransferase has translation MAKPSRITVPRFRAMKREGQKITMLTAYDYPTARLVDAAGIEAILVGDSLSMVVQGNENTLPVSMDEMIYHAEMVGRAVDHALVVVDMPFPSYHLGAHRAIENAGRILKETRCQAVKLEGGAEQAGVISSLTAAGIPVMAHVGLRPQSVHQLGGYRVQRDRRGLLADAQSAEAAGAFAVVLECIPNDIADAITKKLTIPTIGIGAGPKCDGQVLVLHDVLGLSTGYMPRFVKAYADMRGEVGRAVAAFRDEVREGQFPLPEHGYE, from the coding sequence ATGGCCAAACCTTCCCGCATCACCGTCCCCCGCTTCCGCGCCATGAAGCGCGAGGGGCAGAAGATCACGATGCTCACGGCCTACGACTACCCCACCGCCCGGCTGGTGGACGCCGCCGGCATCGAGGCGATCCTGGTCGGCGACAGCCTGTCGATGGTGGTCCAGGGGAACGAGAACACGCTCCCCGTGTCGATGGACGAGATGATCTACCACGCAGAGATGGTCGGCCGGGCGGTCGACCACGCGTTGGTGGTGGTCGACATGCCCTTCCCCAGCTACCACCTGGGCGCCCACCGCGCCATCGAGAACGCGGGCCGGATCCTCAAGGAAACCCGCTGCCAGGCCGTCAAGCTGGAGGGGGGCGCCGAGCAGGCCGGCGTTATCTCGTCGCTCACCGCCGCGGGGATCCCGGTCATGGCCCACGTAGGGCTGCGGCCGCAGAGCGTCCACCAGCTCGGCGGCTACCGTGTGCAGCGCGACCGCCGCGGTCTGCTGGCGGACGCCCAGAGCGCCGAGGCGGCGGGCGCCTTCGCGGTGGTGCTGGAGTGCATCCCCAACGACATCGCGGACGCCATCACCAAGAAGCTCACGATCCCCACCATCGGCATCGGCGCCGGCCCCAAGTGCGACGGCCAGGTGCTGGTGCTGCACGACGTGCTCGGCCTGTCGACCGGCTACATGCCCCGCTTCGTCAAGGCGTACGCCGACATGCGCGGCGAGGTGGGCCGGGCCGTGGCCGCGTTCCGCGACGAGGTCCGCGAAGGGCAGTTTCCGCTGCCAGAGCATGGCTACGAGTAG
- a CDS encoding chloride channel protein, with protein MDERREAESASVDGLTLAPSLDQVVSAAQVPAQHSVIDGRTLQMCAVAVLLGAVAAFVAQALLMLIALTTNLAFFGRLSVGHASPADAVPALGWWVVPIPVVGALVIGLMARYGSKAIRGHGIPEAMEQVLTNQSRIPARVTFLKPVSSAISIGTGGPFGAEGPIIATGGALGSLIGQLIKTTGAERKTLLAAGAAAGMAATFGSPVSAVLLAIELLLFEYRPRSIIPVALACVTAAGIRMGFEGTEPVFAMTDLAQPPTTALAAYILLGGVMGLFAVLVTRAVYAIEDGFERLPIHWMWWPAIGAVAVGVVGRFAPDTLGVGYYNISAILSDGLTLPAVVFLCGMKFVSWSIALGSGTSGGTLAPLFTIGGGLGAVMGAGLVALAPGLGVDVRIAALVGMASIFAGASRAMLASAVFAFETTLQPFGLLPLLGSCSAAYLVSCLLMRNSIMTEKISRRGVHTPAEYVADPLAQELVRDIATGAVDTLLGSQTVAQAQATFTASDGGRQGYPVVNEAGGLIGVLTRRDLLTPTLDGNLPLAELIRTPPKFVYDDCTVRQAADHMVNHNIGRLPVMTRATPPRLVGMVTRSDILSGYRRRLSEGSMEDPSIRLFKRRRK; from the coding sequence ATGGACGAAAGACGCGAAGCCGAATCGGCGTCGGTCGATGGATTGACCCTGGCCCCGTCGCTGGACCAAGTGGTCTCCGCGGCCCAGGTCCCTGCGCAGCACTCGGTGATCGACGGGCGCACCCTGCAGATGTGCGCCGTGGCGGTGTTGTTGGGCGCCGTCGCGGCGTTTGTCGCCCAGGCGCTGCTGATGCTGATCGCGTTGACTACCAACCTGGCGTTCTTCGGCCGGCTTTCGGTCGGCCACGCGAGCCCGGCAGACGCGGTCCCCGCGCTGGGCTGGTGGGTCGTGCCGATCCCGGTGGTCGGGGCGCTGGTGATCGGCCTGATGGCCCGCTACGGGTCGAAGGCCATCCGCGGGCACGGCATCCCGGAAGCCATGGAGCAGGTGCTGACCAATCAGAGCCGCATCCCGGCGCGGGTGACCTTCCTCAAGCCGGTGTCGTCGGCGATCTCGATCGGCACCGGCGGGCCGTTCGGCGCCGAGGGGCCGATCATCGCGACCGGGGGCGCCTTGGGCTCGTTGATCGGGCAGCTGATCAAGACGACGGGCGCCGAACGCAAGACGCTGCTCGCCGCGGGCGCCGCCGCGGGCATGGCCGCCACGTTCGGCAGCCCGGTGTCCGCGGTGCTGCTGGCGATCGAGCTGCTGCTGTTCGAGTACCGCCCGCGTTCGATCATCCCGGTGGCCCTGGCCTGCGTGACCGCGGCCGGCATCCGCATGGGCTTCGAGGGGACCGAGCCGGTGTTCGCGATGACCGACTTGGCGCAGCCCCCTACAACGGCGCTCGCCGCGTACATCCTGCTGGGCGGGGTGATGGGCCTCTTCGCCGTGCTGGTGACCCGCGCGGTGTACGCGATCGAGGACGGGTTCGAGCGGCTGCCGATCCACTGGATGTGGTGGCCGGCGATCGGCGCGGTGGCGGTCGGCGTGGTCGGACGCTTCGCCCCAGACACCCTGGGGGTGGGCTACTACAACATTAGCGCCATCCTATCGGACGGACTCACGCTGCCGGCCGTCGTGTTCCTGTGCGGGATGAAGTTCGTTTCCTGGTCGATCGCGTTGGGCAGCGGCACCTCGGGGGGGACCCTGGCGCCGCTGTTCACCATCGGCGGCGGGCTGGGGGCCGTGATGGGCGCGGGGCTGGTTGCGTTGGCGCCCGGCCTGGGCGTCGACGTGCGTATCGCGGCGCTGGTGGGCATGGCGTCGATCTTTGCGGGGGCGTCGCGGGCCATGCTGGCCTCGGCGGTGTTCGCGTTCGAGACCACGCTGCAGCCGTTCGGGCTGCTGCCGCTATTGGGGTCGTGCTCCGCCGCCTACCTGGTGTCGTGCCTGTTGATGCGTAACTCGATCATGACGGAGAAGATCTCGCGCCGCGGCGTGCACACCCCGGCGGAATACGTGGCCGATCCGCTGGCCCAGGAGCTGGTGCGGGACATCGCCACCGGTGCGGTGGACACGCTGCTGGGGAGCCAAACGGTCGCCCAAGCGCAGGCGACTTTTACAGCGAGCGACGGCGGTCGCCAGGGATACCCCGTCGTCAACGAGGCGGGGGGCCTGATCGGCGTGCTCACCCGCCGAGACCTGCTGACGCCGACGCTCGACGGGAATCTACCCCTGGCCGAGCTGATCCGCACGCCGCCAAAGTTTGTCTACGACGACTGCACGGTCCGGCAGGCCGCCGACCACATGGTCAACCACAACATCGGCCGGCTGCCGGTGATGACGCGCGCCACGCCGCCGCGGCTGGTGGGGATGGTCACCCGCAGCGACATCCTTTCAGGGTACCGACGGCGGCTGAGCGAAGGCTCGATGGAAGACCCATCGATCCGCTTGTTTAAGCGACGCAGAAAGTAG
- a CDS encoding ArsR/SmtB family transcription factor — MSTATRSAASRRLRRNAPLFAALGDPTRLTLLVRLGEDAPLSISQLTEATAVTRQATAKHLRVLQSAGLVRSARRGRETLFHLEPKPLDEARDALADIGRQWDDALGRLKAHVEQKEAGA; from the coding sequence ATGTCCACAGCAACCCGTAGCGCCGCCTCGCGGCGGCTGCGTCGCAACGCGCCGCTGTTCGCCGCGTTGGGAGACCCAACGCGGCTGACGCTGCTCGTGCGGCTCGGCGAAGACGCCCCGCTGTCCATCTCACAGCTCACCGAGGCCACCGCTGTCACTCGGCAGGCCACGGCCAAACATCTGCGCGTGCTGCAGTCGGCTGGGCTGGTGCGTAGCGCTCGCCGGGGGCGCGAGACCCTGTTCCATCTCGAGCCCAAGCCCCTCGACGAGGCGCGCGACGCGCTCGCCGACATCGGCCGCCAATGGGACGACGCCCTAGGCCGCCTGAAGGCCCACGTCGAGCAGAAGGAAGCGGGCGCCTAG
- a CDS encoding SRPBCC family protein: MSGSTPDRIEKQIEIAAPVSRVWRALTDHREFGEWFRANLESPFVTGQTVRGQITYPGYEHVVFEAIVEQMTPEHTFSFRWRPYAIDPEVDYAAEPRTLVEFTLTPNETGTLLRVTESGFDGIPAHRRDEAFRMNDGGWAAQMNNIERHVHSNP; encoded by the coding sequence ATGAGTGGATCGACCCCAGACCGTATCGAAAAACAGATCGAGATCGCCGCACCGGTCTCCCGTGTGTGGCGGGCGTTGACCGATCACCGCGAGTTCGGCGAGTGGTTCCGCGCAAATTTGGAGTCCCCTTTCGTGACCGGCCAAACCGTACGCGGGCAAATCACCTACCCGGGGTACGAGCACGTGGTGTTCGAGGCCATCGTGGAACAGATGACCCCCGAGCACACGTTCTCATTCCGCTGGCGGCCCTACGCGATCGACCCTGAGGTCGACTATGCCGCCGAACCTCGCACGCTGGTCGAGTTCACCCTGACGCCGAACGAAACGGGGACGCTTCTCCGCGTCACCGAGTCGGGCTTCGACGGCATCCCCGCCCACCGGCGTGACGAGGCGTTCCGCATGAACGACGGCGGCTGGGCCGCGCAGATGAACAACATCGAGCGGCATGTCCACAGCAACCCGTAG
- a CDS encoding DUF1559 domain-containing protein, translated as MNMQRERGPSRSRKDSAGFTLVELLVVIAIIGILVALLLPAVQAAREAARRSQCTNNMKQLGLAAQNYASATNKLPHPGQCDSTGGASTVYMTQSTPTLLLPYIEEQQVYDLMDNTLTAATMSAASYNMSVTHPDSRGAVYHDPKYPNTVQAAKTQIPSFVCPTTPVSPEQRAPDGFGVWDYMFISVTDVEEEGAAAGTRPTDSARRLAMTRQGALACKSNWGFKNITDGTSHTILCIEDAGRSHPDAGEFATLSTRPAAMSDNTVQWTGGASGGRRMYAWADPDSGTNGLSGPSNSLGSRLLAVNQNASPFGGPEACKWQQNNCGPNDEPFSFHAGGVNCVMTDGSVRFLQEAINWAPLKAMAGSQDGVVISEEI; from the coding sequence ATGAACATGCAAAGGGAGCGTGGGCCGAGTCGATCGCGGAAAGATTCCGCGGGCTTCACGCTAGTCGAGCTGCTGGTAGTGATCGCGATCATCGGGATCTTGGTGGCGCTGCTGCTCCCGGCCGTGCAGGCCGCCCGCGAAGCGGCGCGGCGATCGCAGTGTACAAACAACATGAAGCAGCTTGGTCTCGCGGCGCAGAACTACGCCAGCGCGACCAACAAGCTGCCGCATCCGGGCCAGTGCGACAGCACGGGAGGGGCGAGCACGGTGTACATGACGCAGTCGACGCCCACCCTGCTGCTTCCCTACATCGAAGAGCAGCAGGTCTACGACCTGATGGACAACACCCTTACCGCCGCGACGATGTCGGCGGCGAGTTACAACATGAGCGTTACGCATCCAGACTCGCGCGGCGCCGTTTATCACGATCCGAAGTACCCCAACACCGTGCAGGCCGCGAAGACGCAGATCCCGTCGTTTGTTTGCCCCACGACGCCGGTAAGTCCCGAGCAGCGCGCGCCCGATGGGTTTGGCGTGTGGGACTACATGTTCATCTCGGTAACCGACGTGGAAGAGGAAGGCGCCGCCGCCGGAACTCGCCCCACCGACTCGGCGCGACGACTCGCAATGACCCGTCAGGGAGCGCTGGCGTGCAAGAGCAACTGGGGCTTCAAGAACATCACCGATGGCACGTCGCACACGATCCTATGCATTGAAGACGCGGGCCGTTCGCACCCCGATGCCGGCGAGTTCGCCACGCTGTCGACCCGTCCTGCCGCGATGTCCGACAATACGGTGCAGTGGACGGGCGGTGCGAGCGGCGGCCGGCGGATGTACGCGTGGGCCGATCCCGATTCGGGCACGAACGGTCTGTCGGGCCCCAGCAACTCGCTCGGTTCGCGGCTGCTGGCCGTCAATCAGAACGCTTCGCCCTTCGGCGGACCCGAAGCCTGCAAGTGGCAGCAGAACAACTGCGGTCCGAACGACGAGCCGTTCAGCTTCCACGCCGGCGGTGTGAACTGCGTGATGACCGATGGCTCGGTGCGGTTTCTGCAAGAGGCGATCAACTGGGCGCCTCTGAAGGCAATGGCCGGCTCGCAAGACGGCGTGGTCATCAGCGAAGAGATCTAG
- a CDS encoding YciI family protein, which translates to MKVMVMVKASPSSEAGVMPSETLLAEMGAFNQQLVDAGVMLAGEGLHPSSKGVRVRFSGAGRTVVDGPFAETKELVAGFWMWKVDSMDDAIAWVKRCPNPMLEDSEIEIRPVFEPEDFGEAFTPELREQEERLSR; encoded by the coding sequence ATGAAGGTTATGGTCATGGTAAAAGCCTCCCCCAGCTCCGAGGCGGGCGTGATGCCCTCTGAGACGCTGTTGGCCGAGATGGGCGCGTTCAACCAGCAACTGGTCGACGCGGGGGTGATGCTCGCGGGCGAGGGGCTGCACCCCAGCAGCAAGGGGGTCCGCGTCCGCTTCTCCGGCGCGGGCCGCACGGTCGTTGACGGCCCGTTCGCCGAGACCAAGGAACTGGTCGCCGGCTTCTGGATGTGGAAGGTTGACTCGATGGACGACGCGATCGCGTGGGTCAAGCGTTGCCCGAACCCGATGCTCGAAGACTCGGAGATCGAGATCCGCCCGGTGTTCGAGCCGGAAGACTTTGGCGAGGCGTTTACGCCCGAGCTGCGTGAACAAGAGGAGCGTCTTTCACGCTGA
- a CDS encoding YciI family protein, protein MKYMLLIYSSEDCYTPEERSACMEESTAICHELAARGQWIASSPLHPVATATSVRVRSGKRMVTDGPFAETTEQLGGYYIIDVANLDEAIAIAARLPPATKGTVEVRPIFELPNLPELAAPQTQSQGA, encoded by the coding sequence ATGAAGTACATGCTGCTAATCTACAGCTCCGAAGACTGCTACACCCCCGAAGAGCGCTCCGCCTGCATGGAGGAGTCGACCGCCATCTGTCACGAGCTGGCCGCCCGTGGCCAGTGGATCGCTTCTTCGCCTCTCCACCCGGTAGCAACGGCCACCAGCGTCCGCGTCCGCAGCGGCAAGCGGATGGTGACCGACGGGCCGTTCGCGGAGACCACCGAGCAGCTCGGCGGCTATTACATCATCGATGTCGCGAACCTCGACGAAGCGATCGCCATTGCCGCGCGCCTGCCGCCGGCCACCAAGGGTACGGTCGAGGTCCGCCCCATCTTTGAGCTCCCCAACCTGCCGGAGCTCGCCGCCCCACAAACGCAGTCCCAAGGAGCGTGA
- a CDS encoding DUF899 domain-containing protein, whose amino-acid sequence MNTVPHPPVESREAWLAQRKGLLAQEKELTAQYDRVNAARRRLPMVKLEKAYEFDGPAGRVPMLDLFEGRRQLIVYHFMFDPDWEQGCSGCTGMVDALGDLSMLADRNTTYVLISRAPLAKLEKYKAERGWNLPWYSSFGGDFNYDFHVTLDPAVVPLRHNYREPDEMESRKDAEPYFQKGETHGISVFFRLDDNVYHTYSAYARGVESLTDAYRLLDITPYGRQEDFEDSPSGWPQRPTYG is encoded by the coding sequence ATGAACACTGTGCCCCATCCACCGGTCGAATCGAGAGAGGCCTGGCTGGCCCAACGCAAGGGGCTGCTGGCTCAGGAGAAGGAGCTGACCGCCCAGTACGACCGCGTCAACGCCGCGCGGCGGCGGTTGCCCATGGTCAAGCTAGAGAAGGCGTACGAGTTCGACGGCCCGGCGGGGCGTGTGCCGATGCTCGACCTGTTCGAGGGCCGCCGGCAGTTGATCGTCTACCACTTCATGTTCGACCCCGATTGGGAGCAGGGGTGCTCGGGCTGCACGGGCATGGTGGACGCGTTGGGCGACCTCTCGATGCTGGCCGACCGCAACACCACCTACGTGCTCATCTCGCGGGCCCCGCTCGCCAAGCTCGAGAAGTACAAGGCAGAACGCGGCTGGAACTTGCCGTGGTACTCCTCGTTTGGCGGCGACTTCAACTACGACTTTCACGTCACGCTCGACCCGGCCGTCGTGCCGCTGCGGCACAACTACCGCGAGCCAGACGAGATGGAGTCGCGCAAAGACGCCGAGCCCTATTTCCAGAAGGGCGAGACCCACGGCATCAGCGTCTTCTTCCGGCTCGACGACAACGTCTACCATACCTACTCGGCGTACGCCCGCGGCGTGGAAAGCCTCACCGACGCGTACCGACTGCTCGACATCACCCCCTACGGCCGGCAGGAAGACTTCGAGGACTCCCCGTCCGGCTGGCCCCAGCGGCCGACCTACGGGTAG
- a CDS encoding VOC family protein, producing MSIPRITPCLIIDGKAEEATNFYVATFKNSKVHRVSRCGDAGPWPKGTVLVSAFELDGQQMLIINGGPPCEFTMAVSFSIDCKTQEEVDYFWDRLTADGGEPSMCGWLTDKYGVSWQVVPAVLPEMLADPDPAKSGRAMQAMMSMQKLDIAALQQAYDGP from the coding sequence ATGAGTATCCCAAGGATCACCCCCTGCCTAATCATCGACGGCAAGGCAGAAGAGGCGACCAACTTCTATGTCGCCACCTTTAAAAACTCGAAGGTGCACCGCGTCAGCCGCTGCGGCGATGCCGGGCCCTGGCCCAAAGGGACGGTGCTGGTGTCCGCGTTCGAGCTCGACGGCCAGCAGATGCTGATCATCAACGGAGGGCCCCCTTGCGAGTTTACGATGGCGGTCTCGTTCTCGATCGATTGCAAGACGCAGGAGGAGGTTGACTACTTCTGGGATCGCCTGACCGCCGACGGCGGCGAGCCGAGCATGTGCGGCTGGCTGACCGACAAGTACGGCGTGTCGTGGCAGGTGGTGCCGGCCGTGCTTCCGGAGATGCTGGCCGACCCCGACCCCGCCAAGAGCGGCCGGGCGATGCAGGCGATGATGTCGATGCAGAAGCTTGACATCGCCGCGCTTCAGCAGGCGTACGACGGCCCCTAG
- a CDS encoding DUF1579 domain-containing protein — protein sequence MFAKPQQEHAWLDRLVGEWTTSASCQMPDGSSHRSEGRLTCRSLGGLWLIADGAGEDPESGAWSTQMTLGYDPVVGKYVGTFVGSMMTHMFVYSGAVDASGAKLVLDTQGPGFDGVCVATYQDVVEFVGDDHWLLWSQMRGDDGQWNRFMEGHHRRIK from the coding sequence ATGTTCGCAAAGCCCCAACAAGAACACGCTTGGCTCGACCGCTTGGTCGGTGAGTGGACCACGTCCGCTTCGTGCCAGATGCCGGACGGGTCGAGCCACCGGTCCGAAGGCCGCCTCACCTGCCGGTCGCTCGGCGGGCTGTGGCTGATCGCCGACGGCGCCGGGGAAGACCCCGAGTCGGGCGCCTGGTCGACGCAGATGACCCTTGGCTACGACCCGGTCGTCGGCAAGTACGTGGGCACGTTTGTCGGTTCGATGATGACCCACATGTTCGTCTACTCGGGCGCGGTCGACGCCTCGGGCGCCAAGCTGGTGCTGGACACCCAGGGGCCGGGCTTCGACGGCGTCTGTGTCGCGACCTACCAGGACGTGGTCGAGTTCGTCGGCGACGACCACTGGCTCTTGTGGTCGCAGATGCGCGGCGACGATGGCCAGTGGAATCGGTTCATGGAAGGCCATCACCGCCGGATCAAGTGA
- a CDS encoding VOC family protein, giving the protein MIVQPYLFFEGCCEEAIEFYRTALGAEVEMLMRYKENPDPQMCPDGGNIDPEMVMHASFKIGDSQIMASDGMASGQPNFRGVSLSLAVPDVATAQRLFGALAEGGEVQMPLTPTFYSPMFGMVADRFGVSWMVITQGEAGC; this is encoded by the coding sequence ATGATCGTTCAACCCTACTTGTTCTTCGAAGGCTGCTGCGAAGAAGCGATCGAGTTTTACCGCACGGCCCTGGGCGCCGAGGTCGAGATGCTGATGCGCTACAAGGAGAACCCCGACCCGCAGATGTGCCCGGACGGCGGCAACATCGACCCGGAGATGGTGATGCACGCCAGCTTCAAGATCGGCGATTCGCAGATCATGGCCTCCGACGGCATGGCCTCGGGCCAGCCCAATTTCCGGGGCGTGTCGCTCTCGCTCGCCGTGCCCGACGTAGCGACGGCCCAGCGGTTGTTCGGCGCGTTGGCCGAAGGTGGGGAGGTGCAGATGCCGCTGACGCCGACCTTCTACTCCCCCATGTTCGGCATGGTCGCCGACCGCTTCGGCGTGTCGTGGATGGTGATCACCCAGGGCGAGGCCGGCTGCTAG
- a CDS encoding YciI family protein, translating to MKFICLGYADPSVFESLSPEEMNAAMQECFDYDDELRRGGHFAGGEALQGADQGVTLRMAGDRVAVTDGPYAETKEQLGGILILEANDLNHAIALMSKHPGVRFGPFEIRPADEAINALIAARDAALKKT from the coding sequence ATGAAGTTCATCTGCCTGGGGTACGCAGACCCGTCTGTTTTCGAATCGCTCTCGCCAGAAGAAATGAACGCCGCGATGCAGGAGTGCTTTGACTACGACGACGAGCTGCGTCGCGGCGGGCACTTCGCCGGTGGGGAGGCCCTGCAGGGCGCCGACCAGGGGGTCACGCTGCGGATGGCGGGCGACCGGGTCGCGGTGACCGACGGCCCCTACGCGGAGACCAAGGAGCAGCTCGGCGGCATCTTGATCCTCGAGGCCAACGACCTGAACCACGCCATCGCCTTGATGTCCAAACACCCGGGCGTGCGGTTCGGACCGTTCGAGATCCGCCCGGCCGACGAAGCCATCAACGCGCTGATCGCCGCACGCGATGCCGCACTGAAAAAAACGTAG
- a CDS encoding RNA polymerase sigma factor gives MIQQPDAASRQQAAIREKIDALYRDESRRVFASLVRLLGGFDQAEEALHEAFAAAVERWPTDGVPANPRAWLVSTGRFKSIDAVRRRARFDKSVAAIAEQRPTATLSEPPPDDPALPDDQLRLIFTCCHPALAPQTQIALTLREVCGLTTEEVAAAFLVPPPTIAQRIVRGKAKIRDTRIPYEVPSLDEAPERLDSVLAVIYLVFNEGYSASGGDAAIRQELSGEAIRLCRLLAALLPDPEVEGLLALMLLHDARRDARATPGGDLILLEDQDRTLWKRPQIDEGAGLVRRSLASRRFGVYTLQAAIAAVHAGAPTAAQTDWAQIAALYDVLLDAEPSPIVELNRAVAVAMRDGPEAGLALVDAIVARGELADFHLAHAARADFCRRLGRTAEAREAYRRALGLAKQAPERRFLEKRIEELQ, from the coding sequence ATGATCCAGCAACCCGACGCCGCGAGCCGCCAGCAGGCCGCGATCCGCGAGAAGATCGACGCGCTCTATCGCGACGAATCGCGGCGGGTGTTCGCGTCGCTGGTGCGGCTGCTGGGGGGCTTCGACCAAGCGGAAGAGGCGCTGCACGAGGCGTTCGCCGCCGCGGTCGAGCGCTGGCCCACCGACGGCGTGCCGGCCAACCCGCGGGCGTGGCTGGTGTCGACCGGCCGCTTCAAGTCGATCGACGCCGTGCGCCGCCGCGCGCGGTTCGATAAGTCGGTCGCCGCGATCGCGGAACAACGCCCGACCGCCACGCTGAGCGAGCCCCCACCGGACGACCCGGCGCTGCCCGACGACCAGTTGCGGTTGATCTTCACGTGTTGTCACCCGGCGCTTGCGCCCCAGACGCAGATCGCCCTGACGCTGCGCGAGGTGTGCGGCCTGACGACCGAAGAGGTGGCGGCCGCCTTCCTCGTGCCGCCGCCGACCATCGCCCAGCGCATCGTCCGCGGCAAGGCAAAGATCCGCGACACGCGGATCCCGTACGAGGTGCCGTCGCTCGACGAGGCGCCCGAACGGCTCGACTCGGTTCTGGCGGTCATCTACCTGGTCTTCAACGAGGGCTACTCGGCCTCGGGGGGGGACGCGGCGATCCGTCAAGAGCTCTCCGGCGAGGCGATCCGCCTTTGTCGGCTGCTGGCCGCGTTGCTGCCCGACCCCGAGGTCGAGGGGCTGCTAGCGCTGATGCTGCTGCACGACGCCCGCCGCGACGCCCGAGCCACCCCCGGGGGGGACCTCATCTTGCTGGAAGACCAAGACCGCACGCTGTGGAAACGCCCGCAGATCGACGAGGGGGCCGGGCTGGTCCGGCGGTCGCTTGCTTCGCGCCGGTTCGGCGTCTACACGCTGCAGGCAGCGATCGCCGCGGTGCACGCCGGCGCCCCCACGGCCGCTCAGACCGATTGGGCGCAGATCGCGGCGCTGTACGACGTGCTGCTGGACGCGGAGCCTTCTCCGATCGTCGAGCTCAATCGCGCCGTTGCGGTGGCGATGCGCGACGGCCCCGAGGCGGGGCTGGCGCTGGTCGACGCGATCGTCGCCCGTGGGGAGCTGGCCGACTTCCACCTGGCCCACGCGGCGCGTGCCGACTTTTGCCGCCGGCTCGGCCGCACCGCCGAAGCACGCGAGGCGTACCGGCGGGCGCTGGGGCTGGCCAAGCAGGCGCCCGAACGCCGGTTCCTAGAAAAGCGCATCGAAGAGCTGCAGTGA